The Prunus dulcis chromosome 3, ALMONDv2, whole genome shotgun sequence genome segment CACAGACTAACTGATTAAATATAGCAACTGTCACCTTGAGTGGGTATTCCGATAAAAGCTTTACTTAGATCAGATATAATTAACTGTCAAAACTAAAAACGCAAATTGGGACATGTAGCAAAGAGAGAGTAAATCATCCTTCAAATCAAGTACTACATTGAACGGCCcaagaaaaattgaattgcaGAACCTTTATAATTTGGTCCAGCTCGATGTTCAAGACTTGATTAAATTGTGATTCGCTGACTCCGTccctaaaataaataaataaaaacatgtcTTTACAAGTAGCAGTAGGAAAAACAAGACAGTTGCCACATTTCATGCTCCcaaaataagtaaaaaaaCCAGTTCAACTGAGGGGAAAAACGAACTAAGCAAATAGAAAGTttctaattaaattaagagGGCCACTTGAAGCATAAACCACACAAAGAGCAATATTCCTATTTAAGCGTAAAATGGAAGGATAGGACAGCATAAATAGGCCAGATACATCCTTCAGTAAGAATAGTATATAAAATGCGATATCACCAGCAGTAGGCAACAAAAGGGGTACATTTCTCTTTGTGGATTTAGCTTGACTATATTTGCAGCATCCACACATACTATATGAAAAATTAATGCCTGCCATGAAGGGTGGCCACATTGCctcaaatcaaaatacaaCTACGATGAATGGCCTCCAACTGGAAAATACCAGGTAATATAAATTACACAAGTTGCAATGTGAAGTGAATCCACCATATCTGATATGATATGATATCACCACAAAAGGTGTACATTTCTCTTTGTAGATTTAGCTTGACTCTATATTTGCAGCGCCCACAAGATATTACGAAACATACTGTGAGTTTGGGACTGTATTCCGGTTTCGTTTCGAAGGAAGTCACTTTTGAAAGACCAAAACTGGGTCATTagcatttctttttcaaatacCAAAATAGCCAGAAAATTACCAATACAATGTCATGATACCTGAAGACAATAATCTGAGTTGGTTTACGTCCGTTGCTTGTTTTATAGAAGTCCACAAGCAGTTCCCTGCAACAAAAGGCATTTCCAGCCTTAGCAGTATACTGGAAttgataatttaaaataaatgaatttcacCAGTCTATCTTAaatctttttaatttcatcaaactttttacaaaatataaaatattgtaATCAGGTCTCATTTAAGTTACAAGAGATTAATAGCCACAACTTTTATGTACTAAATTTGGGAGTGAAGACTTTTGAACCCGTCTAATGGGCCATATTAGAGTCCAGTAAGTGTTAAAGCAAACTATAATTCTTAACATGTGATCAACTGGTACGAATACTAAATTCCCTGCTCAAATACCTGATAATACCAGCATCAGTTCCATTTTCAAGTGGCTTGTACAGAGCATCAATCATCTCTAGCTTAGGAGATTGTGTTCTAACAGCTGCTCTGTACCTAGAAATAAGTGGCCAACTTCGAGAGCCAACAACCTGAAACTCcaacaaaattgaagaaacaaaatgacTATAAAGCACGGATTGTTATATAACATAAAAAGAAACTTGAATTGTAATTACCGCAGCAACAGAAGGAATATCTGAGCGACCAGGAGACCCATGAGAGACATCCATCCCCAGAATCATTGTAGGAGTATCATTAACCAGAGGAACACATGAAGAGTGCTCTATTGCCAACAAAGAATTTATTCCTCCAAGCTATATAGAATTAGACAAACAGAAAAAATCAATAGTGTCCATTAATTATTAAAGTAGCGATATCAGATATTCACCATTTAGCTTCTTGCCTTAGAATTGATCTTAAGAAGAACATTTGTCAGGTACTGATCATTAATCTTGGAAGGGGAAATGCATTGTGTGACAATCCCGAACTCACTAagactttttttcttccaaggTCCTATAAAATGTATAAGAGCATAAACTAATTACATGATCAAATTGAGGGGTAGTTTGATTGtccattattaaaataacaaagCCATACCATatatatcacaattttttctCTCTGGTAAGACACAAAGAATGAATTGAGGTTCCCCTGGAAGCTTAGCTAGAATCTGTTCGAACATCTTTTCAACTCTTGCAACAGGACTTTGTCTTCTACATTGTGGATCTTCTTCAAGTAATGTAAAGGGACGCTCAATAAACTGCACatgtgggagagagagagatcagaaTCAGCATAAgtctaaaaacaaaacttagcAAATGGTGTAACCTACAATGCCCTTCTTCCTCCCACAGTTGATCAGTTCCCGTGAGATATGACTGGTATCACAGCGTGCAGAGAAGTTGACAACAAGCCAACGGTCAATGCGAGTAGGGTTGAAAAGTGTCTGATAGATTAGGGAATTGCAAGCAGAATTAAGTTCAATAAGctaaaatcaaattcaaatagtAGTAATGAAGGAAACAAAACAGTGCAACCTCTTTCTCAGAGAGCAACTGataaatgaattttagaaAGCGTAGAAATAAATACCTTATTGTTGAAATTCCATCGTCCCTTATGAGGGACGCAGTCTTCACTGTTACCAACCTTTAACTGTTCATCAAAGGAGAGAATGCATTAGAAAGAGAGCTGATAGTTGATTGAGTGAAGAGGGCACACTCCTCACTCACTCTCTTTCTCCCCACCTCTACTGACACATCCAAATATACAGAAACTGTTTACCTTCGGAGTCTCGAGAACACGGCCATTGACCTGAGTCAATTGCTTCTCTATAGAAATACCACATGTAGCAAGCATAGGATCATCATCATACTGGTATTTTTTCACTGCCTGCAATAGCAAAGCAAATGAGCAAAAAGAATATTACAACATGTggtcaaagaagaaaattcagtgaCCTGCAAACTTACATCAGTCACAGTTCGTATTCTTTCATGAGGCTTCTGCCTTGATTTTTCAACTAAGGATGCCCTCTGCGTTGAAGATAAAGCCTTTGTATACCGTTGTAGTGAAACAAGCGAACAGAGCTAAAACACCTCGTTGGGGGAGGAACACAAATCACAATCTCAGACAGAGGATAAGACTAACAAACAATGATATAATAAGCAAAAGAAATTCGCACACCTCCAGTGGCAGATAGTTGGGCCTTTTTGGCTTGCCAACATCAAGGCATGGCATGTATTGGGAAGAGGTGAGTTCTACACCACAGTGCTTAGTAAAATATTCATACACAGTAATCTCCACAGTCTGACCCTCACTTGTGCCATTGCCACTTTTTAACTTCATAGGGAAACttgaagacaaaaaaaaaaggacaaaaattAGGAAGTTTTTCAGAAGTGAAGAAGTAGGAAACAAACTTTTAGGAGATAAGCACATACTATTGTTGATTACAGGGCTTCTCACTTAAGCCTATTACTTTGAATTCCATGTTACGGTGCCTTGCGTTAATCCTCATATTTTTCAGCATTTTCTTGGCCTGTATGTTAccaagaaattgaaatttaacaGACTAAAGTTGATACTGAAATCTGAACCTTTAGTATAAGATTTagcagttttcttttttaccttAACCCAATCAATGTAGCGAGCTTCTCGTACATCCTGGTTGGTTATCAGAAAATCAATGACAGGTCCAGGCGTTAGGATCATCGTTGTAGATACATCTGCACAAataaatggaaacaaaaatgtCAACAAAACAAGTGACAACAATGCTAGTGAGTTTTGAAGACTAAAGAAACCAAATCATAAGATCTGGTACCCATATTCAAGGACAAGCCACCCTGTGTTGGACGGAAACTGGAATGAAATCCCCGAACACCCTTTACACCTGCTCCAACATCAACAAAGTTTCTGGAGTCATCATGAAAGAATGATTGTCGTACTAGAAGACACCCCCTGTGCATGTTTAATGGtcataattaaacaaatttagAGTACAGAAGAACAGAGTACAGTAAAAAAGAACATAGTCAACAtatgagtgagagagaggtaCCTGTTAGCTGCTTGCTGCCGCAGAATGATATCAAGCACTTTCAATGCATCCTGAGTATTATCTACATCCACTCCTCTCAGGGCAAGAGCGATTGACTTCAGAGGTATTTCGGCAGCATAACTTATTTCTACGTTGAAAGTTTTTGACCGAAAAGAACGTCTTGACCGTTTGTCAGCCAGGGGGCTCCCATTTTCACTAACACACAAGAATGCCAGTTGGACAATACAAATGAATTGTTGATaagagaataaaaaagaactttTAAACCAAGACCAGGAAAAAGGAATAGGACAAACTGCTTTGCAAATGTCTCCTCCAGCACAACAGAAAACTCAAGCCTTCTCTGTGGCAGAGGACCCAGTATGTACAGAGCTTTGTCCCCATCATATGCAAACTTTTTACCACCAAGGTCTGAAGAGTATGTTTGATAAAGCCTGTCAATCAGTTTTCTCCCAATTCCCTTGCCTTCAACAGCTATCTTATCTTCTGAAGTAATACGAACCTACAAATAGCATGGCATTATGAAATTGGTACTAGATACAATAAACTGCATGTAAAGAGAAGAGTCGCAGGAGGTAAACATACAAAATACTGGTAAAATACAGCATCTGGTACATTCACAGAAACTTTAAAGTGGTTTGCGAGCAACGGTATCGTTTGTCCAGTAGTTCCTGTCCCACACCTACTCATAATAGAATATTTAGGAGGAGCCACTAGTTCTGGCTTCAAATTAGGGGCTATGGTTGGAGGAGGTGGGGACGAATGTGGGTCCCCACCGGCATTTCCAGGGCCAGCTACATCCTCCATTGTTCACTTGAATAAATATGATCTGCAAGGCTTTAAAGCAAGGAAGATCAAAACTAATTAGGTGAAGAATGGACTAATTCCCATCCTC includes the following:
- the LOC117623076 gene encoding protein argonaute 16, which codes for MEDVAGPGNAGGDPHSSPPPPTIAPNLKPELVAPPKYSIMSRCGTGTTGQTIPLLANHFKVSVNVPDAVFYQYFVRITSEDKIAVEGKGIGRKLIDRLYQTYSSDLGGKKFAYDGDKALYILGPLPQRRLEFSVVLEETFAKHENGSPLADKRSRRSFRSKTFNVEISYAAEIPLKSIALALRGVDVDNTQDALKVLDIILRQQAANRGCLLVRQSFFHDDSRNFVDVGAGVKGVRGFHSSFRPTQGGLSLNMDVSTTMILTPGPVIDFLITNQDVREARYIDWVKAKKMLKNMRINARHRNMEFKVIGLSEKPCNQQYFPMKLKSGNGTSEGQTVEITVYEYFTKHCGVELTSSQYMPCLDVGKPKRPNYLPLELCSLVSLQRYTKALSSTQRASLVEKSRQKPHERIRTVTDAVKKYQYDDDPMLATCGISIEKQLTQVNGRVLETPKLKVGNSEDCVPHKGRWNFNNKTLFNPTRIDRWLVVNFSARCDTSHISRELINCGRKKGIFIERPFTLLEEDPQCRRQSPVARVEKMFEQILAKLPGEPQFILCVLPERKNCDIYGPWKKKSLSEFGIVTQCISPSKINDQYLTNVLLKINSKLGGINSLLAIEHSSCVPLVNDTPTMILGMDVSHGSPGRSDIPSVAAVVGSRSWPLISRYRAAVRTQSPKLEMIDALYKPLENGTDAGIIRELLVDFYKTSNGRKPTQIIVFRDGVSESQFNQVLNIELDQIIKAYQHLGEVDVPKFTVIVAQKNHHTKLFQTGGSTDNVPAGTVVDTNIVHPRNYDFYMCAHAGMIGTSRPAHYHVLVDEIGFSPDGLQNLIHSLSYVYQRSTTAISIVAPICYAHLAAAQVGQFMKFEDLSETSSGNGSVTSAESIPFPELPKLHKNVQGSMFFC